The genomic window atACTGGCAACAATTAGAATTGCAACCGTGGATCCCGTCCTTTGGGATCCATACTTACAACCCAAGGGTCGTCAAAATATGGCCATTATTTATTTCAAGGATAAGTACAAAAGTCCGTAATAGTTGTCATGAGCAATGCCCCCTCCTGGCAGGTTTGGTAAGTTTGTCCGGTaaatttggattggatcttCCAACCATGGATCCATTTTGAACGGAGatcgagagagggagggagaacaGGTTCAAACCAAAGTTCActtgaaggaaaacaaaaagaacgTAGGAAGAAAAAGTAAAGCTGAAACCCAGTCAGTTCAGTTGACCAAGACATGGCAGGTGAGATTCACATGGGCTCAGACCAAGTTTCGGACCCACCTCGAACCAAACCGAGCCCAAATCATGTACACCCCGCCAAGGGCTATGTGCCAAATTCTTCGTATTATTGACAACAGCATCCCGTTACACAACATATTGCTCTTAATTGTCGATGGTAATACAAACATtccaagtttttttcttttaaattttggtaacaaataaaaaaaactgtattttgtaaaaatcaagtttttattaaATATTGGTTTGTTAGTCAGTTTTTGATACTGAGTTTATGTGTTTAAGTGGCATGCCCAAGAAGACATTTTGCATGAGTTTAATTCATATCATACTTGTCAACACAGGCAGCCTTAAAGAATgccaatttaaaaatgaaattttaattcttctttaatttgtaatggaatcaaaattctaagtttcattttcttaattttgaaaacaaaaaaagctcaatttgtttaataatctcaacttcttaaaaaataagtattttgGTTCTAAAATTCTATAATTCTGGGTAGAGCAAGCGCCCCTTTAAAGTCTAAGATCTTGTAATtcttttattacattttttgtaaCTTATAAAAGAACATTAACGCAGACACACTTTTCAAAGGGAAAAAACTTTAGTGATGGCAGAAAAAATCACTTTATATTTGTGTTTTTCCACATTTCTAGAAAATCAGTTTTAGTTAATGAAagcttgaaaatttgaaaaagtcgtattattttgagatttttttttcaagtgaatGTAAATTAAACATAATTGGAACCGAAGATTTGATTTGGATATAGAGGAGGCGGAGGGAGGGGCCCCACACTTCTACGGGGGGGTGAGTAGGTGTGGCCCCCACATCATAATGTCGGATCAGATGCCCCCACCGGATCTCGATCCGCCTGGGCACATCCCAGATGCGGACCCACACGCGTTTGACCTGATTCGACCCGCTTCCAGCCTTATCCAGATGCCTTCGCGGCCGTCAGATGCCCCCGATCTGAGGGTTCCCCTCACAAGCCCATCCCAACTACATGGGCGTCCAGCCCACGCAATCTGAACTCGAGAATACCAGATTATAAAACGCAGGTCGGGGCGGACTTCCTTTTTCCCCATTTCGTTCTCACAACCTAACCCTCCAAACCCTCGCCCGCTCCGTTTTCCGGTGATCTACAGAGGGGGGAATCAGGAGACTTTCGCGGTGGATTCCGGTCACTGCCGAGGAGGATTCCGGCAGGCCTACGTCCTCGAATGACTGCTCCGGGTACACTCTCTTCGACAGCTTCTCCTTCTAAGTTATTACCGGTTCTGCTTTGGTTTGATTCTCTCGGAgttcctcctttcttctttcgaGTATTTTTTGAAGGATTTTTCGCGTTCTAGTTTGGAGTCGCTTCAAGCAAAATCGCCTTCCTGGTCCTCTTCGCGTGCTATGTGAACCCTGTGTTTTAGTGGATTTGGACCTTGCTGCTTTGGATTTTAGGGTTTCTCGAGATAAAGAAAAGCTAGGGTTTTTGGTGCTTCCTGGAGACCCGTGGTCCCGTGGATGCATTTCGTTGCGAGAACTCTCTTGGTGATTATTTGGCTCGTTTTAGGAAAGAATGATCAGTGCGGAAAGGGAGTATGAGCAGCAATTTTGGGCGCTAGCCGCGATTTTTGGGTCCTTAAGGAGGCAGTGGTTTGGATCTGGACTGCATCTTCGGCCGATCGTGATCTATCTTCACGGGGGTATGAAGCTTCTTGAATCTGGATCCTGACGGGTTGCATTTGGATCTGGGTAACCAAACTGGATCTCCGAATATCTGGATCCCAGAATTGGATCTTTAAAGAACTGGATCTATGTTTAGGATCTTGAAAGATCTGGATCTCTGGTACCTGGATGTTGTGAGCCTGGATtgtgaaccggttcggaattTGGGAactttgttatttgttgtctGAATCGGACCATATGtgcgccttcttcttctttccttgtaTTACCGTGTTCGTCCCCTTGCTTTGGAGCTTTCTTAGATTCTGGTTCTTCTGGCTTTTCGTTGTTTGGTTCTGTTGTGCCCGTGGCAATGGTGCCGAAGTGGAAGTTCTCCAGTTGCCGATCTATTTGGACCTATAAGATTTAACCAGATGGACTTTCCTCGCGGCTCACCTGCTTCGAACAGATTTGCTTTATTCCTCTCTTTGCAATTTGCGAGGTCTGACAGCGTCGGATGCTCGATGACAACTGTTCTGGATCCAGACATGGACCCTAGGAACCCAGATTTGATTGTGCGCTCTTTGGTTCTGATATCGGTCCAAATTGATCCACAGATGTATAGCAATCAATAAGAATGACATTGACAGTTGGCAACGGGCTTTCCCGCCTAGACGCGCGAACCTATTGAGAGTCGTTAATTATCCAAGCTGGCCCTCCTATTCATCTTCTCCGTCCTAGGCACGGACGGATAGATGAAGACATTGGTTTACCGATGTACCTAAATTTTGGTGGAAAGCCCACTGTTTAATCTGAACATCCAACCAGTTTGGCAGCCTTTACGTCCAACTTGATTTGTTAGGTGTAATGATCTAAATCAGGTCTGCTTCTGGGTTTAATGTTCTGCTTCATACAGCCAGGCTCTTAATCTTTGGTCTCTGCTCTTCTGACTCATTTCGGTATTACCCGTTTTGACGTTATTCATGGTTACCACTAGTTCATTTTTCATGACAACATCGTTTTTGTTACAATAGAGGCTCTGGGATTGAAGTGGATGAGGGAAGAATAGAGGGAAAcatggttcttttttttttccttttcacacgattatattttcctttatcttttcaaaattagGTGTGCTTTTATCTCATTTTGGGGGACGAAAACAGGTCATGACTCAGAACTTTGCTCATATATAAGCATTATAAATCCAGCATAATAGTTTGGGATTTGAAGGTGGATAACGAACATGTTAAACTGTCCAGGTTCAATTAGCTGATGAGATATATTCTATTGCCTGTTGGACTCAGGCCTGTTCACTTATCTagattttttattgttttaccGTAACATATTGAATTCATATTTGATTGGATATTCGACCTTGAATTGGTGTTTTGCCAACTTACATATTCACTTTTTAATTGTGCAGCAATATGGTAGAGATGTCGGACTTGGTTACTCGCAGAAAACCCAAGAGGCTGAGATCACTCGTTTGGAATGATTTtaagaagataaagaagaatGGGAAAGATCTTGCCATGTGCAAAAACTGTAGCAAGGAATTTGTGGGCGGTGGCACAACTCATCTGAGAAAACACTTGTTAAGATGTGTCAAAAAACCTAGCACTGATGTTGCTAGTCAAGTAGTTGCTGTAAGTGACAATAACAAGGAAGAGACACCGCCACTTGCAACGCCTGAGCCTCCTAAGATTATAAGTAGTGTCAAATTTGATCAAGAACAGAGCCAGTTTGATCTTGCCCGGATGATCATTCTACACGATTATCCATTTTCCCTTGTTGAACATGTTGGTTTCAAAATATTTGTAAATAACCTCCAGCCGCAGTTCAAGATGGTGTCCCCCAATACTGTTAAGGCTGATTGTCTTACGATTTTTGAGCAAGAGAAGGAGAAACTTTATGATGTTTTAGACAAACTTCCTGGAAGGGTTAACCTGACAGCAAACATGTGGACATCTTACCAGAATGTTTCATACCTGTGTTTGACCGCACAGTACATTGATGAATCTTGGGCATTACAGAAGAAGATTCTTAATTTTGTGGTGGCGGAGCCTCCCTACACAGGAGAAGCAGTCTCCGAGCTTATTATGACCTGCCTAATGGATTGGAACATCTACCATAAATTGTTCGCAATCACGATGGAGACTTCTTCGACAAACGATACTGTAGTATCAAGAATTAGAGGTCTTCTTACAGAAAAGAGGATGCTtgtgggtggtggccttttctTTCATGTGCAATGTGCTACACATTGCCTGAGTCTAATTGCTCAGGATGGGTTAGAGTTAATAAATGAGGTGGTCCATAAAATAAGGGAAAGTGTCAAGCTTGTCAAGAGTTCACAAGCAAGGGAACAAAAATTTAATGAGGTGGCTAATCAAGTTCGTGTGCATAGTCAGAGGAGCATGTGCCTTGATATTCCCGCACAGTGGAACTCCACTTATCTCATGATGGAAGTTGCTTTGGAATACAAGGAAGCATTTTCTTATTTGCAGAAACATGATCCCAGCTATGGTGTGGCACCAACTGACCGAGAGTGGGAAGTAGCAAGCCTGATTAGTAATCATTTGAAATTACTGTATGAAGTTGCTAAGGACTTTTTGGGGACTAAATATCCAACTTCAAACCTTTACTTTCCCGCATTATGTGCCATGAAGTTACAACTAACCGAATGGTCCAAGAGCATAAATAGTTTTATTTGTTCCATGGCTGCAAAGATGAAGGAAAACTTTGATAAGTACTGGAAATTCAGCAGCATGCTTCTGGCGGTGGCAGTTATTTTGGATCCACGTTTTAAAATGAAACTGGTAGAGTATTATTACCAGCGGATTTATGGCAATGGTGCTGCTGAACATGTCAAGGAAGTCTACGACAGTATTACAAATCTGTACAATGAATATGCAGGCCATTCAGCATCAAATGTGCCTTACCAAGAATATAGTGGCCAAGTTGGAAGTGTTCAGGGTAATGAATCTAATGGCAACCTCTTGCCTGATGTTACAAATGATATCAGGGACAACTTGAGGGGGTTCGACGAGTTCCTTAATGCTACTACAGAAACCCAACGAACAAAGTCAGATCTAGATCTCTACTTAGAAGAGGGTGTAGCCCCTAGAAGTCACGAGTTCAACATTTTAAGTTGGTGGAGGATCAATGCGCCCAAGTATCCAGTATTATCAAGAATGGCCCGTGATATTCTTGGTGTTCCTGTGTCAACTGTTGCATTTGAGTCAACATTTAACACAAGGGGGCGTGTACTGGATGCATATAAAAGCTCACTGGATCCACACACAGTGCAGGCTTTGATTTGCGCACAAGATTGGCTGCTGGATGAGTTTGATGGTAAGCACATCTATTATTATTTCTGTATTAACTGGCTGAttctgataatttttttatctatCTGTTGAAAAAACAACTCCCTTACCTGTTTTTCTTTACTATGGATGATAGGTTCTGCATTGTCCATGGAGCAAACTTGATCTGCATCACCAGTATGTCTAGCTTTTAGTGCATTAAAAGGGACTGCTATACATGTGGTATACGCTAATTTGTCTCTCTTTGGAAAGCTAGTTGTTTCTTaaactttaaattatttgaagCAACACGTAGTACTTTCAATGTTGCCAGGGGAACCATTCGAGTTGGATTTGCACAGCATGGATAAAGTAATGTGGTCGCTTTTCATTTAACGACTGCCAGTGCCCATTGCTGGCGATGTCTATTGTTCTGATGTTTAATGTATTCTTAATTGTCTAAAACTAAATTTGCTCGTGCAGCTGAGAACCTCATGCAAGTTTTCAAATTCTCTTTAATGCTTTTAAACTTGTGCAGTAATCAACAAGTGGAGAGCACTAACAATGAACTGGGCTTGTCTTGCTTTTAGCTGCTGATATAGTTATTGGAGTTGAGCTGGCAAATTTTGTGTCCTTGTTCTATAGCTTTCTGACAGAACTATGGTCATATTTCggagtctttcttttcttgtttccatgTGAGCATgtacatcaaataaaaataaatggtaTTAGTAATTATTCGTCTCATTCTCACCCAGTTATATCAAATGTGCTTATGCTATGCATATTTCTCCTTGCATTCGTCTTTAGGTTTGTCTGATGTATTCCTGAAGTAAGTTATATCATTGATTTCTTCAAATATATGTTCTTGTTAAGGCATACCGCATATGATGAACTCCACATTCTTCTATTTCATCCGCCTTTCTATTGGGTGTTCATTTTTGGAGACCTTGTGGCACTGgtagataaaatttttaatctcCTTGTATGTTTTTGGTTAGTAGTCTTATGGCATGTTAATTTGAcaatttgctttttttattttgcttttctgtTTAGAGAGGGAGCTTAGAGCTAATGATCCTGGTAGTTTTCTCATTGGTTATATTCCACCTAGTTAATTTACGATGCAACACTAGCTAACCTTGAGTTGTCTTCGGAATATGATAGGGAAGTTAGTGGGTCGTAACTCATCGAATGTAGATGGTGTAGGCCTTTGGCTGAAACTGTTCGATAATTGAATTCCTAACACGAGAGGGTTGTTTACTTAACCTTTTGTCTCCGTGTTTGGAAGCCGTTTCCTTAAAATGTGTAATGGTTTTGACAGCCAGGCAATTGATTATTTATACTAGTTTTGATCTGTCATCCGCTATCAGTATCTTCAAAATACTTTTACACGAAAGCAGGGGTTCTTGAATGCAATATTACTATATTagtaaaaatcttaaaatttatttcttttcattattcTGTATATgtctttttctatttctctaGTTATATTTCTAAGGTTTTTATGTCCTGAATTTAACAAGAAACTGATGTTATTGGTGAATTTCACCTGCCTGAGAGGGATTGATATTTGTCTGTTTTTTACAGTGAGAATGTTGTTCTGAGTATTGAGTGATCATCCTTTACTTttatggattttattgatggaTGAAAATGATCAGACTCCTTTCATTCTAAATCACATCATATGTGGATATGACAAGCTAGCTTGGATCAGGTCATGCAAGTGAAGTAATTTATGTCACAGTTCTTATTTGCCTAGTCCTCCATTCTGCAGTTGTCAATGCCTTTGGAACATCTGAATAGGTGGTAGTCTGGCGTGAAATCTGTGTGTTGAATTCAAAATATTGATGGTTAGAGATCACTTATAGTTGTCAGGTTCTCCACAGTCCACATGTAAAAAATTGTTAGTATATGGTCGTACCCGACCCATCTGTTGGGAAAGTTCTGAATCCCAAGGGCGGGTTAGTTAGTAGCTTTTTCAGACAGTCAGTCCTGTTCGATCAGAAGCATGTGGGACCGGCCTAGCTATTCTTGTGTGCAGCCATGTTTTGCGTAGTACGTTATTGGTAATATGTAAACAGAATGTGGCATAGAatgaaaactctctctctctctctctctctctctgaagaAGCGCGTCCACCTTACGTTAAGGTGGGGCATGCGATTTTGCCGTCTTCATGTGAAATTgtataaagaaaattttgtagCTAGTTGGGCAGTGTTTTATTACTTGTTCCGTTTTAAATGCACACATATGGCCACACAATCTGTTTGTTATTAAATGTGAAACGGGTGGGCCATATGTATTTGGAGGCTCTGGGATTTTTCTTCTGAGGGGTCTAAAATTGGGTTAACTATGTATTAGTGCTTCTCAGTAGAAAATTTCAAGCTTGACCACTGATTCTTCTACTTTAATTATTACATTAACTGTTTACGTTGTCTCATTTGCTCGTTGATGTATAGCATGAAAtccattaattttttgtttgaaaatggtCCGCATCTTACATTAGCATTGATTTGTCTCTAGTGCTGCAACTCGGGCGGAGGGTCGGTCTCTGTTTTGGTTTTTATGGGTGTGGACCCTAGATCCGACATCTCTTGTAAGGCTGTTTCAGTTAATGCATATTGAATATCTC from Nymphaea colorata isolate Beijing-Zhang1983 chromosome 6, ASM883128v2, whole genome shotgun sequence includes these protein-coding regions:
- the LOC116256057 gene encoding zinc finger BED domain-containing protein RICESLEEPER 2-like gives rise to the protein MVEMSDLVTRRKPKRLRSLVWNDFKKIKKNGKDLAMCKNCSKEFVGGGTTHLRKHLLRCVKKPSTDVASQVVAVSDNNKEETPPLATPEPPKIISSVKFDQEQSQFDLARMIILHDYPFSLVEHVGFKIFVNNLQPQFKMVSPNTVKADCLTIFEQEKEKLYDVLDKLPGRVNLTANMWTSYQNVSYLCLTAQYIDESWALQKKILNFVVAEPPYTGEAVSELIMTCLMDWNIYHKLFAITMETSSTNDTVVSRIRGLLTEKRMLVGGGLFFHVQCATHCLSLIAQDGLELINEVVHKIRESVKLVKSSQAREQKFNEVANQVRVHSQRSMCLDIPAQWNSTYLMMEVALEYKEAFSYLQKHDPSYGVAPTDREWEVASLISNHLKLLYEVAKDFLGTKYPTSNLYFPALCAMKLQLTEWSKSINSFICSMAAKMKENFDKYWKFSSMLLAVAVILDPRFKMKLVEYYYQRIYGNGAAEHVKEVYDSITNLYNEYAGHSASNVPYQEYSGQVGSVQGNESNGNLLPDVTNDIRDNLRGFDEFLNATTETQRTKSDLDLYLEEGVAPRSHEFNILSWWRINAPKYPVLSRMARDILGVPVSTVAFESTFNTRGRVLDAYKSSLDPHTVQALICAQDWLLDEFDGSALSMEQT